Proteins from a genomic interval of Nocardioides jishulii:
- a CDS encoding serine/threonine-protein kinase: MSVHPRPPSPPPGLSVGGYQLLARLGEGGMGVVHLARSPSGERVALKVIRPNVIGDDESRARLAREVNSLLRVRSRWVAEIIDADPWGDVPFVATRYVPGYSLHDQVRQVGPLEGDELVWFARCLAQAIGAVHDVGVVHRDIKPSNILMEGRTPVLIDFGLARLADDARLTAQGWLLGTPGYLAPEILHGEDASVASDIHSWAATVAFAGTGRAPFGSGPSVAVMDRVRRGEHDLTGLPEEVAEVVLAGLDPEPRNRPTVAAILTWLDLDDPAVWAEEEALADEEDETATRYVALEPFPTTRPYTQYRPEPALHVVPEPAPPTLAVPLGDVPAATRLDGPADVAASARPDPYADPWQAPRWPGEEWPGEEWRDAQGGPGPTAYGPPVPPEEREIRFADDPWAVPEQVEPAPKVGFALRLRRAALLLCLGLGVALWFAAAPWAAAISVTLLVWFVRTLSRTASAAAERRTLRGAKWYDGMQTVAATPVHVFSSLPGTLALLLWATGLGAVGGLLCFAAGTQPQVVLAAVGAGVALGVWVGPGATRVRRGVAPLVRPFAAHPAVWLLTLVAAGVGLGFVASGLDGGSAGDPTGLLGRVPTAWLDRLP, translated from the coding sequence GTGAGCGTCCACCCACGACCCCCATCGCCCCCGCCCGGGCTGAGCGTCGGCGGCTACCAGCTGCTCGCCCGCCTCGGCGAAGGTGGCATGGGGGTCGTGCACCTCGCCCGCAGTCCGTCGGGGGAGCGGGTGGCCCTCAAGGTGATCCGTCCCAACGTCATCGGCGACGACGAGTCACGCGCTCGTCTGGCCCGCGAGGTCAACTCGCTCCTGCGCGTCCGGAGCCGCTGGGTCGCCGAGATCATCGACGCCGACCCGTGGGGCGACGTGCCCTTCGTGGCCACGCGCTACGTGCCCGGCTACTCGCTGCACGACCAGGTCAGGCAGGTCGGCCCGCTGGAGGGCGACGAGCTCGTCTGGTTCGCCCGGTGCCTCGCGCAGGCGATCGGGGCGGTCCACGACGTCGGTGTCGTCCACCGCGACATCAAGCCCTCCAACATCCTGATGGAGGGGCGCACGCCCGTCCTCATCGACTTCGGCCTGGCTCGTCTCGCCGACGACGCCCGGCTGACTGCGCAGGGGTGGCTGCTGGGCACCCCCGGCTACCTCGCGCCGGAGATCCTGCACGGGGAGGACGCCAGCGTCGCCTCCGACATCCACTCCTGGGCGGCGACCGTCGCCTTCGCCGGCACCGGCCGGGCTCCCTTCGGCAGCGGGCCGTCAGTCGCGGTGATGGACCGCGTACGCCGTGGCGAGCACGACCTCACCGGCCTGCCCGAGGAGGTGGCCGAGGTGGTCCTCGCCGGCCTCGACCCCGAGCCCCGCAACCGTCCGACCGTGGCCGCGATCCTGACCTGGCTCGACCTCGACGACCCGGCCGTCTGGGCGGAGGAGGAGGCGCTCGCCGACGAGGAGGACGAGACCGCGACCCGCTACGTGGCGCTGGAGCCGTTCCCGACGACGCGGCCCTACACCCAGTACCGCCCCGAGCCCGCGCTGCACGTCGTGCCCGAGCCCGCCCCGCCCACGCTGGCCGTGCCGCTGGGCGACGTCCCTGCCGCCACACGTCTCGACGGGCCAGCCGACGTCGCTGCCTCTGCCCGTCCCGACCCCTATGCCGACCCCTGGCAGGCGCCGCGGTGGCCCGGTGAGGAGTGGCCCGGTGAGGAGTGGCGCGACGCTCAGGGCGGGCCGGGCCCCACCGCGTACGGACCCCCCGTTCCGCCCGAGGAGCGCGAGATCCGGTTCGCCGACGACCCGTGGGCGGTGCCCGAGCAGGTCGAGCCCGCTCCCAAGGTCGGGTTCGCACTGCGCCTGCGTCGCGCCGCCCTGCTGCTCTGCCTGGGGCTGGGCGTCGCGTTGTGGTTCGCCGCCGCCCCCTGGGCCGCGGCGATCTCGGTGACCCTCCTGGTCTGGTTCGTGCGGACGCTCTCGCGCACCGCCAGCGCTGCGGCTGAGCGCCGCACCCTGCGCGGGGCCAAGTGGTACGACGGCATGCAGACGGTCGCGGCCACGCCGGTGCACGTCTTCTCCTCGCTGCCCGGCACCTTGGCGTTGCTGCTGTGGGCGACCGGCCTCGGTGCGGTGGGCGGCCTGCTCTGCTTCGCCGCCGGCACCCAGCCACAGGTGGTCCTGGCTGCGGTCGGTGCCGGCGTCGCCCTCGGCGTCTGGGTCGGGCCCGGCGCCACGCGCGTACGCCGTGGGGTCGCCCCGCTCGTGCGCCCCTTCGCTGCCCACCCCGCGGTCTGGCTGCTGACGCTGGTGGCGGCGGGCGTCGGCCTCGGGTTCGTCGCCAGCGGCCTCGACGGCGGGTCAGCCGGTGATCCCACCGGCCTCCTGGGCCGCGTGCCCACCGCTTGGTTGGATCGCCTGCCATGA
- a CDS encoding amidase, with amino-acid sequence MTELHDLTALEQGSAVRRGEVSPVELAQHYLDRADDVGAFVTRVPELALARAAALPRQGASPLHGVPTAIKDLNPTAGVRTTFGSASFDDYVPDFSDQVTLSIEAAGMVWLGKTNTPEFGSPCYTEPDVGPPAVTPWDRSRTAGGSSGGAAAAVAAGLVPVAQGSDGGGSIRIPASCCGLVGLKPSRGRVSGAPFYGDPVGLATAGTLARTVADAAAMLDVLAGHRVGDPTWAPDPAQSFLEATRREPGRLRVARFAAPVLTDVTVGPECLQAWEDASALLESLGHDVVDVDVPLPRAAVPVFETCWAVLTALSTAPPGREHQLRPLTTWLTERGRAVSGPDFGLAIGEMRRHAAHALEALAPYDVVLTPTLAAPPVAVGALRDDADPEADFEAQKRFTPWTSAWNVTGMPAMSLPTHWTPDGLPVGVMVAGRPAEDELLLSLAAQVEAASDWRGRTPPGW; translated from the coding sequence ATGACCGAGCTGCACGACCTGACCGCGCTGGAGCAGGGGAGTGCCGTACGCCGCGGTGAGGTGTCACCCGTCGAGCTCGCCCAGCACTACCTGGACCGCGCCGACGACGTGGGCGCCTTCGTCACCCGCGTGCCCGAGCTGGCGCTGGCACGGGCAGCGGCGTTGCCGCGCCAGGGCGCCTCCCCGCTGCACGGCGTGCCGACCGCGATCAAGGACTTGAACCCGACCGCCGGCGTGCGCACGACCTTCGGCTCGGCCTCCTTCGACGACTACGTGCCCGACTTCTCCGACCAGGTCACCCTCTCGATCGAGGCCGCGGGGATGGTCTGGCTCGGCAAGACCAACACGCCTGAGTTCGGATCGCCCTGCTACACCGAGCCCGACGTCGGCCCGCCCGCGGTGACGCCCTGGGACCGCTCCCGCACGGCCGGCGGCTCCTCGGGCGGCGCGGCAGCAGCGGTGGCTGCGGGACTGGTGCCGGTGGCGCAGGGTTCCGACGGCGGTGGCTCGATCCGGATCCCGGCGTCGTGCTGCGGGTTGGTCGGACTGAAACCTTCACGAGGACGCGTCAGCGGGGCGCCGTTCTACGGCGACCCCGTGGGGCTGGCCACCGCCGGGACGCTGGCCAGGACGGTGGCCGACGCCGCCGCGATGCTCGACGTGCTCGCCGGCCACCGGGTGGGGGACCCCACCTGGGCGCCGGACCCCGCGCAGAGCTTCCTCGAGGCCACGCGCCGCGAGCCCGGTCGTCTGCGGGTGGCGCGGTTCGCGGCCCCGGTGCTCACCGACGTCACCGTCGGCCCGGAGTGCCTCCAGGCGTGGGAGGACGCCTCGGCGCTGCTGGAGTCGCTGGGCCACGACGTCGTCGACGTCGACGTGCCGCTTCCGCGGGCCGCGGTGCCGGTCTTCGAGACCTGCTGGGCCGTGCTGACCGCGCTCTCCACCGCCCCACCCGGTCGCGAGCACCAGCTCCGACCGCTGACGACGTGGCTCACCGAACGGGGACGCGCGGTCTCCGGTCCCGACTTCGGGCTGGCGATCGGCGAGATGCGGCGTCACGCCGCCCACGCCCTCGAGGCGCTCGCTCCCTACGACGTCGTGCTCACCCCGACGCTGGCCGCCCCGCCCGTCGCCGTGGGTGCGTTGCGCGACGACGCCGACCCCGAGGCTGACTTCGAGGCGCAGAAGCGCTTCACCCCGTGGACGTCGGCCTGGAACGTCACCGGGATGCCGGCGATGTCGCTGCCGACCCACTGGACCCCTGACGGGCTGCCGGTCGGCGTCATGGTCGCCGGGCGTCCGGCCGAGGACGAGCTCCTGCTGTCGTTGGCCGCGCAGGTCGAGGCGGCCAGTGACTGGCGAGGGCGTACGCCGCCGGGCTGGTGA
- a CDS encoding energy-coupling factor transporter transmembrane component T family protein — translation MNGTLLGTYSPGTTLLHRMPAGAKMLALMGLSTVVVLVRGPVSGLVALLLALGLVGWSGTGVRATVRTLRAFFLVAAVLLAYHLLFGTWQVAVEQVGDLLALVLLATVLTATTPVDALLDMIVRAVGPLRRFGANPEKVALAFSLVLRSIPVLLTIAAETRDAARARGLERSPRTWLTPFVVRTVAHARDTGDALHARGLGDD, via the coding sequence GTGAACGGCACCCTGCTGGGCACCTACAGCCCCGGGACCACCCTGCTCCACCGGATGCCGGCCGGAGCGAAGATGCTCGCCCTGATGGGCCTCAGCACCGTGGTGGTGCTCGTCCGCGGCCCGGTGTCGGGTCTGGTCGCCCTGTTGCTCGCGCTCGGGCTGGTCGGCTGGTCGGGCACCGGCGTCAGGGCCACCGTGCGGACGTTGCGTGCCTTCTTCCTCGTGGCCGCGGTCCTGCTCGCCTACCACCTGCTGTTCGGCACGTGGCAGGTCGCCGTCGAGCAGGTGGGCGACCTGCTCGCCCTGGTCCTGCTCGCGACCGTCCTCACCGCCACCACGCCCGTCGATGCCCTCCTCGACATGATCGTGCGCGCCGTCGGCCCGTTGCGGCGCTTCGGGGCCAACCCGGAGAAGGTGGCGCTGGCCTTCAGCCTGGTGCTCCGATCGATCCCGGTACTGCTCACGATCGCTGCCGAGACCCGTGACGCGGCGCGAGCCCGCGGCCTGGAGCGCAGCCCGCGCACCTGGCTCACCCCCTTCGTGGTGCGCACGGTCGCGCACGCCCGCGACACCGGCGACGCGCTGCACGCCCGTGGGCTGGGCGACGACTGA
- a CDS encoding energy-coupling factor ABC transporter ATP-binding protein, with amino-acid sequence MSRLLLDRVVVNATTADGEVEILAETSLELTEQRIALIGANGSGKSTLARLLNGLVSPSSGRVVVDDLDVAEEGREVRRKVGFVFTDPSAQLVMPTVLEDVALSLRRFHRSRRAREAAARTVLAAYGLEELADRSVHALSGGQRQLLAIAGVLACEPDVVVADEPTTLLDLANSRMIGDLLLSLPQQVVVCTHDLELAARCDRALLLSGGRVVLDGPAAEVVDHYRASV; translated from the coding sequence GTGAGCCGCCTCCTCCTCGACCGGGTCGTCGTCAACGCCACCACGGCCGACGGCGAGGTCGAGATCCTCGCCGAGACGAGCCTGGAGCTGACCGAGCAGCGGATCGCCCTCATCGGCGCCAACGGATCGGGCAAGTCGACCCTGGCCCGGCTGCTCAACGGCCTCGTCTCCCCCAGCTCCGGCCGGGTGGTCGTCGACGACCTGGACGTGGCCGAGGAGGGGCGCGAGGTGCGGCGCAAGGTGGGCTTCGTCTTCACCGATCCCTCCGCCCAGCTCGTGATGCCGACCGTGCTGGAGGACGTGGCCCTGTCGCTGCGGCGCTTCCACCGCTCCCGCCGTGCCCGGGAGGCCGCGGCGCGGACGGTGCTGGCGGCGTACGGCCTGGAGGAGCTCGCCGACCGGAGCGTCCACGCGCTGTCCGGCGGCCAGCGACAGCTCCTGGCGATCGCCGGCGTGCTCGCGTGCGAGCCCGACGTGGTGGTGGCGGACGAGCCGACCACCCTGCTCGACCTGGCCAACAGCCGGATGATCGGCGACCTGCTGCTCTCGTTGCCGCAGCAGGTCGTCGTCTGCACGCACGACCTGGAGCTGGCGGCGCGCTGCGACCGGGCGTTGCTCCTCAGCGGTGGACGGGTCGTCCTCGACGGTCCTGCCGCCGAGGTGGTCGACCACTACCGGGCGAGCGTCTGA
- a CDS encoding biotin transporter BioY, which produces MSTHSLRLESRDLALVTTFAALIAVCAVLPAVQTGGAVPITLQTFGVLLTGALLGPWRGFLAVGLYLLVGIAGLPVFTQGRSGPSVFLTPSAGYLVGFLLAAAVAGFLVQYVRRRRSALGFALVLGACLVATFLVIHPLGIAGMVWRAEMTWTAATAYNATFIPGDLVKAFVTAVVATSVHAAFPDLLPTPRRRTVARRETIDA; this is translated from the coding sequence GTGTCCACCCACTCCCTTCGTCTCGAGTCCAGGGACCTGGCGCTGGTCACCACCTTCGCGGCCCTCATCGCCGTCTGCGCGGTGCTGCCCGCCGTCCAGACCGGCGGCGCCGTCCCGATCACGCTCCAGACCTTCGGCGTGCTGCTCACCGGGGCGCTGCTCGGCCCGTGGCGCGGCTTCCTGGCCGTCGGCCTCTACCTGCTGGTCGGCATCGCGGGCCTGCCGGTCTTCACACAGGGACGCTCGGGCCCCAGCGTCTTCCTCACCCCCTCGGCGGGCTACCTCGTGGGCTTCCTGCTCGCGGCGGCGGTCGCGGGCTTCCTCGTGCAGTACGTCCGTCGTCGCCGCAGCGCCCTGGGCTTCGCCCTCGTCCTCGGCGCCTGCCTGGTCGCCACGTTCCTGGTCATCCACCCCCTCGGCATCGCGGGCATGGTGTGGCGCGCCGAGATGACGTGGACCGCCGCGACGGCCTACAACGCCACCTTCATCCCCGGCGACCTCGTCAAGGCGTTCGTCACCGCCGTCGTGGCCACCTCGGTGCACGCCGCCTTCCCCGACCTGCTGCCCACCCCGCGACGCCGCACCGTGGCGAGGCGCGAGACCATCGACGCGTGA
- a CDS encoding TetR/AcrR family transcriptional regulator C-terminal domain-containing protein, whose amino-acid sequence MRHHRSDVVEHAIAVLDAYGLADLTMRRLASELDVRPSALYHHFANKQTLLAAVADELLARGLRPVDEGEWDVRLTQAASQVRDALLAWRDGAELVATVHAFGLGGRAAYDHVAEALEGCGLDEQWRATAARTVLHLVFGHATAEQTHVQASSAGAIDGEVAAVDDFSDGLSLVVAGIRAEVDSRRAS is encoded by the coding sequence GTGCGTCACCACCGCTCCGACGTCGTGGAGCACGCGATCGCCGTGCTCGACGCCTACGGCCTGGCCGACCTCACGATGCGGCGGCTGGCCTCCGAGCTCGACGTCCGCCCGAGTGCGCTCTACCACCACTTCGCCAACAAGCAGACGCTGCTGGCGGCGGTCGCCGACGAGCTGCTCGCGCGCGGCCTGCGCCCGGTGGACGAGGGGGAGTGGGACGTCAGGCTCACGCAGGCGGCGTCCCAGGTGCGGGACGCCCTGCTCGCCTGGCGCGACGGGGCCGAGCTGGTCGCGACCGTGCACGCGTTCGGGCTGGGAGGCCGAGCAGCGTACGACCACGTCGCCGAGGCGCTGGAGGGCTGCGGGCTGGACGAGCAGTGGCGCGCCACCGCCGCCCGGACCGTGCTCCACCTGGTCTTCGGTCACGCGACGGCCGAGCAGACCCACGTCCAGGCCAGCAGCGCCGGCGCCATCGACGGCGAGGTCGCCGCGGTCGACGACTTCTCCGACGGGCTCTCGCTCGTGGTGGCCGGGATCCGCGCCGAGGTCGACTCCCGACGGGCCTCCTAG
- a CDS encoding pentapeptide repeat-containing protein produces the protein MSDEAKGLTYRDEDWYGDDLSGLRFVDCTFSRVDLSEVTTRGTSFENCVFDGCRFNASHHDATAFVACSFRRCNFFDATLEGCKVAGSTFDECTMRPVKIVGGSWRGVVLRGANLAGVRLSGLDLRDADLSMSNLAKADLSGCDLTHAAVRETDLRDATLLGATLDGVDLREARLDRTRFDLAGAVRLAEQHGALVDASY, from the coding sequence ATGAGTGATGAGGCCAAGGGCCTGACCTACCGCGACGAGGACTGGTACGGGGACGACCTCTCGGGCCTGCGGTTCGTCGACTGCACCTTCAGCCGGGTCGACCTCAGCGAGGTCACCACGCGTGGCACCTCGTTCGAGAACTGCGTCTTCGACGGGTGCCGCTTCAACGCCTCGCACCACGACGCCACGGCGTTCGTGGCGTGCAGCTTCCGCCGGTGCAACTTCTTCGACGCCACCCTCGAGGGCTGCAAGGTCGCCGGGTCGACCTTCGACGAGTGCACCATGCGCCCGGTGAAGATCGTCGGCGGGAGCTGGCGAGGCGTGGTGCTGCGCGGCGCCAACCTCGCCGGCGTCCGACTCTCCGGCCTGGACCTGCGCGATGCCGACCTGTCGATGAGCAACCTCGCCAAGGCCGACCTCAGTGGGTGCGACCTGACCCACGCTGCCGTGCGGGAGACCGACCTGCGCGACGCCACCCTCCTCGGCGCCACCCTCGACGGCGTCGACCTGCGTGAGGCCCGCCTCGACCGGACCAGGTTCGACCTGGCCGGAGCCGTGCGGCTGGCCGAGCAGCACGGAGCTCTGGTCGACGCCTCGTACTGA
- a CDS encoding 2'-5' RNA ligase family protein yields the protein MLQVPVPPLEAWVRRRTAFYDTDFVSSDPDFTHAHVTALGPFVTALDARTTATVAAIAGSVEPFDYTLGRLDTFPTGIIHLVPEPPHGFARLTALLQEAFPEFPPYGGEFAPTPHLTVDLAHGDVTQESTATLLADVVPVSARAEWLDLAWYEAGACRLVARWPLGTVAR from the coding sequence GTGCTGCAGGTCCCGGTGCCGCCCCTAGAGGCGTGGGTGCGGCGGCGCACCGCCTTCTACGACACCGACTTCGTCTCTTCCGACCCGGACTTCACGCATGCCCACGTCACGGCACTCGGTCCGTTCGTCACGGCACTGGACGCTCGGACCACAGCGACGGTGGCAGCGATCGCCGGCAGCGTCGAACCCTTCGACTACACGCTGGGCCGGCTCGACACCTTCCCCACCGGCATCATCCACCTGGTCCCCGAGCCGCCCCACGGCTTCGCCCGGCTCACGGCGTTGCTCCAGGAGGCCTTTCCCGAGTTCCCTCCCTACGGGGGCGAGTTCGCGCCGACGCCCCACCTGACCGTCGACCTGGCCCACGGCGACGTCACGCAGGAGTCGACCGCGACGCTGCTGGCTGACGTGGTGCCGGTGAGCGCGCGCGCCGAGTGGCTGGACCTGGCCTGGTACGAGGCGGGCGCCTGCCGTCTGGTGGCCCGGTGGCCGCTCGGTACGGTGGCCCGATGA
- a CDS encoding 3-methyladenine DNA glycosylase — protein MQVLAPDDWMTRAAAHEARLAPFLDAHLTRRTHRTKHPVHDFLFVYYSHKPGALRRWHPGFGTALGQAEAYAGLKGYEVVDGVARVPRSYVESQHVLLTTLRRLLRATLDRTPHFGCFGLHEWAMVYQLDQDATRHSAWPLRLGGAATDEVVDSHRIACSHFDAYRFFTPAAKPLNQLSPGRDDRAEFEQPGCLHASMDLYKHAFRLSPMVGSDLVADCFELARDIRILDMRAAPYDLSGLWLDDEEFTPVRIETPEGKAEYVTAQRDFTERSTPLRTRLLAEVERLLEVVEPVAAR, from the coding sequence GTGCAAGTGCTGGCCCCTGATGACTGGATGACCCGTGCCGCGGCGCACGAGGCCCGCCTCGCCCCGTTCCTCGACGCGCACCTGACCCGTCGTACGCACCGGACCAAGCATCCGGTCCACGACTTCCTCTTCGTCTACTACTCCCACAAGCCGGGGGCGCTGCGGCGGTGGCACCCGGGGTTCGGCACCGCGCTCGGGCAGGCCGAGGCCTACGCCGGACTCAAGGGCTACGAGGTCGTCGACGGTGTCGCGCGCGTGCCGAGGTCGTACGTCGAGAGCCAGCACGTGCTGCTCACCACGCTGCGGCGGCTGCTACGCGCGACGCTGGACCGTACCCCCCACTTCGGGTGCTTCGGCCTCCACGAGTGGGCGATGGTCTACCAGCTCGACCAGGACGCCACGCGCCACTCGGCGTGGCCGCTGCGACTGGGCGGCGCGGCCACCGACGAGGTGGTCGACTCCCACCGCATCGCGTGCTCGCACTTCGACGCCTACCGCTTCTTCACGCCCGCGGCGAAGCCGCTGAACCAGCTCAGCCCTGGCCGGGACGACCGGGCGGAGTTCGAGCAGCCGGGGTGCCTGCACGCGTCGATGGACCTCTACAAGCACGCCTTCCGGCTCAGCCCGATGGTCGGCTCCGACCTGGTCGCGGACTGCTTCGAGCTGGCCCGCGACATCCGGATCCTCGACATGCGTGCCGCGCCCTACGACCTCAGCGGCCTGTGGCTCGACGACGAGGAGTTCACGCCGGTGCGCATCGAGACGCCCGAGGGCAAGGCCGAGTACGTCACCGCTCAGCGCGACTTCACCGAGCGCTCCACTCCCCTGCGCACCCGGCTGCTGGCCGAGGTGGAGCGCCTGCTGGAGGTCGTGGAGCCGGTGGCTGCGCGGTGA
- a CDS encoding fumarylacetoacetate hydrolase family protein, producing MRIARFTTGEDPMYGILTGELDRFGQPDEDATIVALAGDPLYLGVKVLEQEYKLADVRLLAPVLPRSKVIGIGKNYAAHAAEMGGDVPAEPLMFLKPNTSVVGPGDRIFYPPQSEEVHYEGELAVVIGRMCRDVPREQATDVIHGYTIANDVTARDLQRADGQFTRAKSFDSFCPLGPWIETDLDPQTFIDGVTVQTHLNGDLVQDGSTADMVHDVPTLISYVSSVMTLLPGDVILTGTPEGVGPMQVGDEIEVSIAGLGTLTNKVAQR from the coding sequence GTGCGCATTGCGAGGTTCACCACAGGCGAAGACCCCATGTACGGCATTCTCACGGGAGAGCTCGACCGGTTCGGGCAGCCCGACGAGGACGCCACGATCGTCGCCCTGGCAGGCGACCCCCTCTATCTCGGGGTGAAGGTCCTCGAGCAGGAGTACAAGCTCGCCGACGTGCGGCTGCTCGCGCCGGTGCTGCCGCGCAGCAAGGTGATCGGCATCGGCAAGAACTACGCCGCCCACGCGGCAGAGATGGGCGGCGACGTGCCGGCCGAGCCGTTGATGTTCCTCAAGCCCAACACCTCCGTGGTGGGGCCCGGTGACCGGATCTTCTACCCGCCGCAGTCCGAGGAGGTGCACTACGAGGGCGAGCTCGCCGTGGTCATCGGCCGCATGTGCCGTGACGTCCCCCGCGAGCAGGCCACCGACGTGATCCACGGCTACACGATCGCCAACGACGTCACCGCTCGCGACCTGCAGCGGGCCGACGGGCAGTTCACGCGGGCGAAGTCGTTCGACTCCTTCTGCCCCCTCGGGCCGTGGATCGAGACCGACCTCGACCCGCAGACCTTCATCGACGGTGTCACGGTCCAGACCCACCTCAACGGTGACCTGGTGCAGGACGGTTCGACCGCCGACATGGTCCACGACGTGCCGACCCTGATCAGCTACGTCTCCTCGGTGATGACGCTGCTGCCCGGCGACGTCATCCTCACCGGCACCCCTGAAGGTGTCGGCCCCATGCAGGTCGGTGACGAGATCGAGGTCTCGATCGCCGGTCTCGGAACCCTCACGAACAAGGTGGCACAGCGCTGA
- the gltX gene encoding glutamate--tRNA ligase, with protein MNSTNSTPVRVRMAPSPTGSPHVGLARTALFNWAFARHHGGTFVFRIEDTDKERNTEESYNSLVEVMQWLGLDWDEGVVVGGPYGPYKQSERTDVYADVLAKLRDSSYTYDCFCTTDEVAARRMQSGSKVMGYDNFCRELTSEQRAAFEAERRPSVVRFRMPDGEVKFNDLVRGEISFQSEFVPDFALARANGDPLYTLTAPVDDATMKITHVLRGEDLLSSTPRQVALFEGLKAIGVADFTPEFGHLPYVMGEGNKKLSKRDPEAHLLAYRDQGFVPEGLLNYLALLGWSISGDRDVFTLAEMVEAFDIADVQPNPARFDLKKASAINADHMRMLSIEELTHRVIPFLKSAGVVSDPVSDADAEMLELAMPLVSERMNKLTEAPELLGFLFVDEADFTLVDAITEADKEVVQASYDALQALDTWSTADIEAALREALIDGLGLKPRKAFGPVRIAVSGRKISPPLFESIELLGRERTFARLQHALAAG; from the coding sequence ATGAACTCCACGAACTCCACCCCGGTCCGCGTCCGCATGGCACCGAGCCCGACCGGCTCGCCCCACGTGGGCCTCGCCCGCACCGCCCTCTTCAACTGGGCCTTCGCCCGTCACCACGGTGGCACCTTCGTCTTCCGCATCGAGGACACCGACAAGGAGCGCAACACCGAGGAGTCCTACAACTCCCTGGTCGAGGTCATGCAGTGGCTCGGTCTCGACTGGGACGAGGGCGTCGTCGTCGGCGGTCCCTACGGCCCCTACAAGCAGTCGGAGCGCACCGACGTCTACGCCGACGTGCTGGCGAAGCTCCGCGACTCCTCCTACACCTACGACTGCTTCTGCACCACCGACGAGGTCGCCGCGCGCCGCATGCAGTCGGGCTCGAAGGTGATGGGCTACGACAACTTCTGCCGTGAGCTCACCAGTGAGCAGCGCGCCGCCTTCGAGGCCGAGCGCCGTCCCAGCGTGGTCCGCTTCCGGATGCCCGACGGCGAGGTCAAGTTCAACGACCTGGTCCGCGGCGAGATCAGCTTCCAGAGCGAGTTCGTGCCCGACTTCGCCCTGGCCCGCGCCAACGGCGACCCGCTCTACACGCTCACCGCCCCGGTCGACGACGCGACGATGAAGATCACGCACGTGCTGCGCGGAGAGGACCTGCTCTCCTCGACCCCGCGCCAGGTCGCGCTCTTCGAGGGCCTCAAGGCGATCGGCGTCGCCGACTTCACGCCTGAGTTCGGCCACCTCCCCTACGTGATGGGGGAGGGCAACAAGAAGCTCTCGAAGCGTGACCCCGAGGCCCACCTGCTGGCCTACCGTGACCAGGGCTTCGTGCCCGAGGGCCTGCTCAACTACCTCGCGCTGCTCGGCTGGTCCATCTCGGGCGACCGTGACGTCTTCACCCTCGCCGAGATGGTCGAGGCCTTCGACATCGCCGACGTGCAGCCCAACCCGGCCCGCTTCGACCTGAAGAAGGCCTCGGCGATCAACGCCGACCACATGCGGATGCTGAGCATCGAGGAGCTGACCCACCGGGTCATCCCCTTCCTCAAGTCCGCCGGCGTCGTCAGCGACCCGGTGAGCGACGCCGACGCCGAGATGCTCGAGCTCGCCATGCCCCTCGTCTCGGAACGGATGAACAAGCTCACCGAGGCGCCGGAGCTGCTCGGGTTCCTCTTCGTCGACGAAGCCGACTTCACCCTGGTCGACGCGATCACCGAGGCGGACAAGGAGGTCGTCCAGGCTTCGTACGACGCCCTCCAGGCCCTCGACACGTGGTCGACGGCCGACATCGAGGCGGCGCTGCGTGAGGCGCTCATCGACGGCCTCGGGCTCAAGCCGCGCAAGGCCTTCGGCCCCGTACGCATCGCGGTCAGCGGCCGCAAGATCTCCCCGCCGCTCTTCGAGTCGATCGAGCTGCTGGGGCGCGAGCGCACCTTCGCGCGCCTCCAGCACGCCCTCGCCGCAGGCTGA